A part of Geotrypetes seraphini chromosome 9, aGeoSer1.1, whole genome shotgun sequence genomic DNA contains:
- the LOC117366365 gene encoding transcription cofactor HES-6-like has product MAPSFRPSKNRDDEDYYEIKGDRKARKPLVEKKRRARINESLQELRSILADTEFQAKMENAEVLELTVKRVQGILQSRTGDSDRLHREASERFAAGYIQCMHEVHTFVSNCPGIDATIAAELLNHLLESMPLNEGSFQDLIADVLADSAASLEELCSAGTTALSPAPSGDDSGCSDLECEMEGEQRKGSSQPLDTASMQDVASSSHSKAMWRPW; this is encoded by the exons ATGGCACCATCCTTCCGGCCCAGCAAAAACCGGGATGACGAGGATTACTATGAAATCAAAGGCGATCGTAAG GCGCGGAAACCTTTGGTGGAGAAGAAGAGGCGAGCCCGGATTAACGAGAGCTTGCAGGAACTACGCTCCATTCTTGCTGACACCGAA TTCCAGGCGAAGATGGAGAATGCAGAGGTGCTGGAGCTGACAGTGAAACGTGTCCAGGGTATTCTGCAAAGCAGAACAGGCG ATTCCGATCGGTTGCACAGAGAAGCGAGCGAAAGGTTTGCTGCAGGCTACATCCAGTGCATGCATGAAGTGCACACCTTCGTCTCTAACTGCCCGGGCATCGACGCCACAATCGCCGCTGAGCTGCTCAACCATCTGCTCGAGTCCATGCCCCTGAATGAAGGCAGCTTCCAGGATTTGATCGCCGACGTACTGGCGGACTCAGCAGCCAGCCTGGAGGAGCTGTGCTCGGCTGGCACCACAGCACTCTCCCCTGCTCCCTCGGGCGATGACAGTGGCTGCTCGGATCTGGAGTGTGAAATGGAGGGAGAGCAGAGGAAGGGCTCCTCGCAGCCCCTGGACACTGCCAGCATGCAGGATGTGGCTTCCAGCAGCCACTCAAAGGCAATGTGGAGACCGTGGTAA